The nucleotide sequence CCGAACAACCAAAAGACCGGAATGGGAATTTTCTTCAATAACTCTTTCCGACGCTGCTCAAACTGCTCGTCCGTCAACGACCTAAAACCAAGCAAGGACTTGACTCGGTCGAACATGTTGCTGGGCCTTGTAGCGGGAGTTGGGGTGCAATGGTGTCGGGACTGTATTGAATCAGGAATTGATGTGACATGCGAACGTAAATCTCGACGTTTCAGCAGGATCCCGGACGACAGTCGTCAGCAGATTTCCTGGTCCTATTTGAAGAATTGATTCCCTGGCGGGGCGACGCATTCAAGACGGACGACGACATTCCCAACTCCAGGGTAGGCACCGGGAGATCGTCACTTTGGGGGGCGACTCATTTCGGGGGCGAGTCAGAGCCATCGGGCCGCAAGTCTGACCCGGACATTCTTCCTCATGGATGTGCTGGCCAGACTGTTTGTCCGTTTTCCTCTCATTGAAACGCTTTGTTTTCGAGGGAATGAATGCAGGAAGGGTGCTGGAATCGAGTCCAGCACCCTTCTGAATTTGTGTGATAATCAGTTTGACTGACTATTTTGCTTTTTTGCCTTGGGCGACGTTGTCACCGGTCTTCAGCAGATTGGGGAGTTCGGTTTTGACATCCGTCAGGGTGGCGTTTCGATTGACGACTTTCCCTTCGCGGTCCACCAGAAACATCGTTGGAAGCGAGATAATCCCAAACGATTCAGCAATGGGACTGTTCAGTCCGCCGGACTGCGTCGTCTGGTTGGGTTGATAGATGTGCTTCCAGTTCATCTTGTGCTTCTGTACGAATGGAAGGGCCGTCGATTTGTCAAAGTCGAGTGAAACTCCAACGATTTCAAAGCCTTTCGCCTTGTTGTCCTGGTACAGCGCTCTCAGTTGCGGAACATCATCTTCGCAGACTTTGTATTCGCTCGCCCAGAAGACGACGAGGACGACTTGTCCCTTGAGGCTCTTCACATCAACGACTCCGCCACCCAGACCCGGTCCTGACAGCGCCAGATTCTGGCCATTCAGTCTCAGTCGTTTCAGAGCGCCTTGCGCACGCGGGGCCATTGCCGATTTGGGCTTTTCTTTCAGCAGCCTCTGATACCACTCGGTGGCCTCTTTACTTCGCCCCTGCAATTCTTCGTGTGTGCCGAGCATGACCATTGCATCATCTGCATCGTCGGATGTCGGATACTTGGTAACAAAGCTGTCGAGACCTTCCAGCCAGGCCTTTTGAACTTCTGCCTGCTTGTCCTTGTCTTCTTCGGCGGCCTGAAGGTTGACGTAGTACTCGGCCTGCAGCAGCCGGTAAGTCGTATACGGGAGCAGCGGCGAATCGGGAGCAGCCTTCGTCAGATCCGTTTCGATTTCCTTCAGCGCTGCAACGCCCTCAGGAAATGTTCCCATCTGCGAAGCGAGGGCGTACCCATCAACTGTCTGCTTCATCAGCAGTGACTTCTCTTCATCAGTCTCCGCAAGTTCGATTGCTTCTTTCAGGAGTGCGGCACGCTTGGTCATCAGGGTCTTGACCTGCTCGGGTGGCTGACCTTGCTTCATCAAGCTCGTCTCGATCTCCTGAAGTTCTTTCAGGATTTTTTCGACCTTGGGAGACGGGCCTGCGGGGCCAGGAGTGATCGTGCTCGACGCGACGATCGGCTCCATCAGGATTCCGCCGCTGGTCGTCATGACTTCGCCTTCGATCGGAGTCGGAACCTGTGTCAGCTTCCAGACGTCGCCGACACGAATCATTTCTCCAATCTGGACCGCGTTAAACTTGGATTGCGTTTCCACAATCGCCATCGCGCTCTCGTACACCAGCAAATCGCCCTTCGCTTTTTCATCATCCGCAGGAATCAGGCTGGGCATTTGAGCATCGAAACGTGTCCAGCGGCTCTGAGCGGACAGCGTTTTCGTTTTGGCCATGACGGCCTTGGCTTTTTTACCGGGGTCCGCAGCGGCTTCGAGCAATCGCGCGGAAATCCGGGAATCCACGCCAAGTGACTTCAGGTCATCCTCATTGATCATGATGGACTGAAAGGCGGCTTCGTCCCCTGTGATCAATGCGCGCAGCGCTTCTTTCGATGCTTCGGCTGCGGAAAGGATCTTCCATTCGTCAATTCGACCATCTTCGTTGGAGTCGATTCCCCAGCGAGTGCCGCCCAGGTTCAGCCACCGGCACTGATCGACCTTATTGTTATTGTTCGTGTCGATGTCACGATAGACTTCCACGCCGTGATTGTAGTACCGCCACTGGTCAATCCCGCCGACGCCATCGGTATCGAGAAACTTACGCAGGACCTGCCCGGCGGGGCCGAGCACCACCCATCCGTTGATTTTGCCTCGGCGTTCGACTTCCACTTTGCATTTCGCGTAGTCGGCCGGTTTGGGGGTTTCGAATTCAACATCTTTCTGGCGGGGCACGAAGGCCATCGTATCTGCAACTTTCGGTGGATCGGCTGCCCATGCGGAACTGCCCATCGCTGAACTGGCCACCAGTAGTGCCATTAAACGAAAACTCTGCGAAGTCATCCTCGCCACTCCATTGAAGCGATCCAAAATCTTTCCCGGCGCCAAAAGAATCTTTGGACACGGAATCCATTCGTCGCGGGATTCTAGGAGATGACCAATTTCTCGTCACCAGCAGTTTCGGCCGTAGCCCTCCCCGCGCATAGGCGCAGCTGGGCGAATCGGTCGATGCTCAGTACGAGTGGCACCGCTGTGACTGATCCGTGACGTGAACGTTTTCAAAACGTCGCCTACTACGGACGTCCAGCGAATTGGCCGCTCAGCGGGGCTCGATCAACGAGGTGAGATGTGCGCAGCGTCAATTTCCCTCGACTGCCTGTTCCACGACGACCAGTTTGTGATTCACCTCGTCGTATTGATACTGCTTGTTCCCGGGAAGGACGGGCAGTTTGATGTTGTTTGCCTTGATGATTTTCTCCATGAACTCATCGTAGTTCGCGGGAAATCGCCCATGCTCCGCCTCGAACAGTCGCAGGGCTGATTCGATCGATGATTTGGAGATTTGTTCCAGCATCGGTCCGTAGGCCGACGTGGGGGCAGTCAGTGGATCGGTCGCATGGATTCGGGAATCGCTCACAGTCTGAGCGGCTGCCGGATCGAACTTTCCAACTTCCTGAGTTGTCTTGTTAATGATTGAATTCGGCGACTTTTCGACCTGTTTTTCGAGGTTCTCCATGCAGCCAGAAAGCAGCACTGGGAGAGTCAGGGTGTAAAGTTTCCGGACCATCTTGGGAAATCCTCATCGGGTATGTCAGGTGTGGTATCAGAGGGCAATGCCGCCTCTGCCATCGATTGCCTGTGCCATCGATGTCGTGAAATGAAATCGTTCGTTGCGAGTCTGCCTGACGCCAACTGAGACGAGCGACGCGCCAAGCGAAGCCCTCGCCATCGCTGACGAGGACTTCCTTTCGATTGGCTGGACGGTCACACGAACTGCCTGAGGAATCGGCGTCGGTATTCGTTCGGGTCTGCCGGAAAGATGGTTTGATAGCTCTTCTCGTCGGTGGCTCCGCGTTGAAAGCGACGTTTCTCGAATGTCGGCATCGACAGGCCGGTAACCGCCTCGACACCACGTCGAACGATTTCTCCCTTCAATGCGTAAAGACGAGATTCGTCCCAGTCTGTCAGCTCGATAAATGGAATCCCTTCTGCCACCTCAATGACGTTGGGCAAGGCAAAGGGGCTGAACCCGTGGAATCCGAGAGCAGCGACAGGGGCGGAAGAGCGGACATGGCCTCGGCTTTGCCCACCTGAATACGTGAGCGAGTGTTTAATCGCATGCACGCCCCACCCTTCCTGATACAGCATCTGATTATTCAGCACGCTACGAATTGTGAGTTCGGTATTTTCATGGATCGGGTAGTCCTTGAGGTTCTCGTCGCCACCGTCGCCATCCACTAGCCACTTCCAGTCAGGATATCGATCCCGGATTCCCTGGCAGAGAGCCAGTGTCATCGTTGCAGACTCGACATCAAGCGGCTTGTAATCTTCCACGGTCCGGATTGCGGCATCCACGGAAATGGACTCAATCGGAACTTCGATCCGTTCCAGCAAGTATTCGAGGTCCAGCGCAGATAGAAACTGGGAAGCCTGCTGAGCAT is from Schlesneria sp. DSM 10557 and encodes:
- a CDS encoding thioredoxin-like domain-containing protein; the encoded protein is MTSQSFRLMALLVASSAMGSSAWAADPPKVADTMAFVPRQKDVEFETPKPADYAKCKVEVERRGKINGWVVLGPAGQVLRKFLDTDGVGGIDQWRYYNHGVEVYRDIDTNNNNKVDQCRWLNLGGTRWGIDSNEDGRIDEWKILSAAEASKEALRALITGDEAAFQSIMINEDDLKSLGVDSRISARLLEAAADPGKKAKAVMAKTKTLSAQSRWTRFDAQMPSLIPADDEKAKGDLLVYESAMAIVETQSKFNAVQIGEMIRVGDVWKLTQVPTPIEGEVMTTSGGILMEPIVASSTITPGPAGPSPKVEKILKELQEIETSLMKQGQPPEQVKTLMTKRAALLKEAIELAETDEEKSLLMKQTVDGYALASQMGTFPEGVAALKEIETDLTKAAPDSPLLPYTTYRLLQAEYYVNLQAAEEDKDKQAEVQKAWLEGLDSFVTKYPTSDDADDAMVMLGTHEELQGRSKEATEWYQRLLKEKPKSAMAPRAQGALKRLRLNGQNLALSGPGLGGGVVDVKSLKGQVVLVVFWASEYKVCEDDVPQLRALYQDNKAKGFEIVGVSLDFDKSTALPFVQKHKMNWKHIYQPNQTTQSGGLNSPIAESFGIISLPTMFLVDREGKVVNRNATLTDVKTELPNLLKTGDNVAQGKKAK